One part of the Truepera radiovictrix DSM 17093 genome encodes these proteins:
- a CDS encoding Fur family transcriptional regulator: protein MERGKGQTPREILHERGLRYSRPREVILGYFSERDTHVSAEELYLELKRRGEALSLSTVYLNLGVLKNAGLVREFAGVSGEALYDSNVGPHHHLICKGCGAILDLPELTVAHLPLKTFLKQRAESDSGWQIDEPNLDLLGLCPACQRAQEGACEPRQATP from the coding sequence ATGGAGCGAGGGAAGGGTCAGACGCCGAGGGAGATCCTGCACGAACGCGGCTTGCGTTACAGCCGTCCGCGGGAGGTCATCTTGGGCTACTTTAGCGAGCGGGACACGCACGTCAGCGCCGAGGAGCTCTACCTCGAGCTCAAGCGCCGCGGCGAGGCGCTGAGCCTTTCGACCGTCTACCTCAACCTCGGCGTGCTGAAAAACGCCGGGCTCGTGCGCGAGTTCGCGGGGGTTAGCGGCGAGGCCCTCTACGACTCCAACGTCGGCCCTCACCACCACCTCATCTGCAAAGGTTGCGGGGCCATCCTCGACCTCCCCGAGCTGACAGTTGCGCACCTGCCCCTCAAGACGTTTTTGAAACAGCGGGCCGAAAGCGACTCGGGTTGGCAGATCGACGAGCCCAACCTCGACCTTCTCGGCCTCTGCCCGGCGTGTCAGCGGGCGCAGGAGGGCGCCTGCGAACCCCGTCAGGCCACCCCCTAA
- a CDS encoding malate dehydrogenase — protein MKQPVRVAVTGAAGQIGYALLFRIAAGDMLGPDQPVILQLLEIPPAMKALEGVVMELHDGAFPLLHGVTTTDDAKVAFEGADYALLVGSRPRGPGMERRDLLEANGHIFTEQGRALNEVASREVKVLVVGNPANTNALIAMRSAPDLRPEQFTAMTRLDHNRALSQLAQKAGVAVAEVRRMTIWGNHSSTQVPDLTHATVGGRPATEVVDDAWVRDTFMPTVQKRGAAIIEARGASSAASAASAAIDHMRDWVLGTPEGDWTSMAIPSTGAYGVAEGLIYSFPVTTAGGTIRVVEGLEVGDFIRQKMRASEAELIEEREAVAHLLG, from the coding sequence GTGAAGCAACCGGTGCGGGTAGCGGTGACGGGAGCAGCTGGGCAGATCGGGTACGCGCTTCTTTTTCGGATCGCTGCGGGTGACATGTTGGGGCCGGATCAGCCGGTCATCTTACAGCTTTTGGAAATCCCCCCCGCGATGAAAGCGCTTGAAGGGGTGGTGATGGAGCTGCACGACGGGGCATTTCCGCTGCTCCACGGTGTAACGACCACGGATGACGCCAAGGTCGCCTTCGAGGGGGCCGACTACGCGCTGCTCGTCGGTTCACGCCCCCGCGGCCCCGGGATGGAGCGCCGTGACCTGCTCGAGGCGAACGGCCACATCTTTACCGAGCAGGGGAGAGCGCTGAACGAGGTGGCCAGCCGCGAGGTCAAGGTGCTCGTCGTCGGCAACCCGGCCAACACAAACGCGCTCATCGCCATGCGCAGCGCCCCCGATCTGCGCCCCGAGCAGTTTACGGCGATGACCCGCCTCGACCACAACCGCGCGCTCAGCCAGCTCGCTCAGAAGGCGGGGGTGGCGGTCGCCGAGGTGCGCCGGATGACCATCTGGGGCAACCACTCGAGCACCCAGGTGCCCGACCTGACGCACGCCACGGTCGGGGGGAGACCAGCGACCGAGGTGGTCGATGACGCGTGGGTCCGCGACACCTTTATGCCGACCGTGCAGAAGCGGGGCGCGGCGATCATCGAAGCGCGGGGCGCCTCGAGCGCCGCCTCGGCCGCCTCGGCGGCGATCGACCACATGCGCGACTGGGTCCTTGGAACGCCGGAAGGCGACTGGACGAGTATGGCGATCCCCAGCACGGGTGCCTACGGGGTCGCCGAGGGGCTCATCTATTCGTTTCCGGTGACTACGGCCGGTGGTACGATCCGCGTCGTCGAGGGCTTAGAGGTGGGCGACTTTATCCGTCAGAAGATGCGGGCGAGCGAGGCCGAGCTGATCGAGGAGCGTGAGGCGGTAGCCCATCTGCTAGGGTAA